Part of the Streptomyces sp. NBC_01460 genome, GCCCGACGGCGCCGCGATGGACATCAAGTCGCTGGCCAAGGACCTGCCCCTGTACGGCCAGATGGCCATCGGTACCGCCCTGCGCGCCCTCGCGGTGGCCGGGCACCTGCGGCGCGTGCGCTGCCGGGTGGCGGGGGAGGGGCAGTGCCGATGGGTGACGCTCACCTACTGGTCGCGTGCGGCCCGCGACAACGCATGGTGGGCCGCACAGCTCGCAGGCGGAACCACCGTGCCGGAGCAGGCGCCCGAGCCCTTCGCCGCGCCGGTTGTACCCCCTCAGCGCGGTGCGGAGGTGGACACCACGGCGTTGCCCTCCCTGAAACCGCCGCAGCCCCCGGTGCCGGAGAGCGGGCCTGACATGGGCGGCCCGCATCCCTCTGAGGCCCCTTCCCCCGCCTACCTCGTTCTCGCCGAACTGGGCCGCCACGAAAACCGCTTGGCGCTCTCCGCAGCCGACTGCGCCGTCCTGGAACCACTCGCCGCCGCCTGGTTCGCGCGCGGTGTCGGCGCCGACTACGTGACCTCGGCACTCACCGCCGGGCTCCCCGAGCGGATCGGGTCCCCCGTCGGCCTGGTGCGCCGCCGCCTCACCGACAAGATGCCGCCCCACCTGCCCGCCGCACCGGGACCGGCTTCGGGCCCGCCAGGTGTTCCCGTGCGCGGCCTCTTGGTCGAGTGCGCCGAGTGTGGTCGACCAGGCCCGGCCGGGGCACTCCCGGACGGCCTCTGCCGCCCTTGTCACGCCGTGCTCCAGAAGCCGGAATCGTCCGACCGGACGCCCCCGGAGCAGGTCGAACGCGATGTCCCGGCCCTCGTCGCCGGCCTCCGCAACCTGATGCGTACGCCCTGAGCCGTCGTACGTGCGCATCGCCACCGGAAGGGGGGCTTCCGCCCGGCCTCCTCATCGAGCCGTACGGTCGTCGTCACTCGGTGAAGACGAGACTGACGTTGTGTCCGCCGAACCCGAACGAGTTGGCCAGAGCGGCGGACCACTGTCCGGTTCGCCGCTCACCACGCACCACGTCCAGTTCCACGCGCGGGTCGAGCGCGTCGAGGTTGCGCGTGGCCGGAACCGTGCCTTCCCTGAGGGCGAACAGAGCGGCCATGGCGCCGACCGTTCCGGACGCGCCCATCATGTGACCCGTCATCGACTTCGTCGCCGTCACCACGGCATGGTTGCCGATGGCCCGGCCGATGGCCTCCGCCTCCGCGAGGTCACCGGACTCCGTGGAGGTGGCGTGCGCGTGCACGATCCCGATGTCCGCCGGGGTCAGGCCGGCGTCGCGCAACGCCAGCTCCATGGCGAAGGCCTGGCCTTCCGCGTCGGACGCCGTGATGTGCTTCGCGCTTGAACTCACGGCACTGCCGGCCAGCGTGCCGTAGGCACGTGCTCCACGGGCCCGGGCGAACTCGGCGCGTTCGAGCACCATCATCCCCGCGCCCTCGCCCATGACGAACCCGGACCGCTCGACGTCGAACGGGCGGGACACGCTCTCCGGGTCCACGGACCGTGTCGACAGGGCCTTCATCTGTGCGAACGCCGCGATGGTGAAGGGGTGGAGGCATGCCTCCACCCCTCCTGCGACGACCACGTCCGCCCGCCCGCTGCGAATCAGGTCCTGCCCCAGGGCGAGTGCCTCCGCTCCGGACGCGCAGGCACTCACCGGCGTTCTGGCGCCGCCCCTCGCGCCCAGGTCCATGCTCACCCGGGCAGCCGGTCCGTTGGGCATCAGCATGGGGACCGCGAACGGCGAGAGCCGTCGAATCCCGGCGCGCTCGAAGGCGTCGTCCTGGTCCAGCGTGGTGAGGACACCGCCGGTCCCCGTGCCGATGACGACGGCCAGTCGTTCCGGTTCGGCCTGTGGAGCACCGGCGTCCTGCCAGGCTTCGCGCGCGCTGAGGACGGCGACCTGCTCACCGCGGTCCAGCTTTCTGGCCTCGGTCCTCGGAAACAGGGAGGCGGGGTCGACCGTGAGGCCGGCCGCGACATGTACGGGTAGGTCCGCGGCCCAGTCCTCCTCCAGGAAGCGCACCCCCGACCTGCCGTCCAGCAGCCCCGACCACGACGACGGCGCATCGGCCCCCAACGGCGTCATCGCACCGACGCCCGTCACCAGCACACGACCGTTGCGGGTCACACGAGCCTCCCTGATTTGTGAAGTTGCTACATAGTGCCTGGCTTGCCTACAGGGGGATCATGGCAGCGTTCAGAAGGAAAATCAGGAGAGGAGTCGACCGATTTGCAGGAGAGAGGTTGTTCGGTCTGGACAATCACTCGGCTTGAGGTCATGACGCCGTGACGCCGGAGGTGGTCGGCCCGGCGCCACGCCCGGTGTCGCGTACCGGGCGCCCGGAAGGGGCGTACGCCGATGCGGCGTACGCGCGTCGCCGCTGGTGAAGGGGGGTGGGCGCCGTCATCGTGGGCGCATGAACGCACTGTCCGTCACCGTGACCGGTCGAGCACTGCCCCTCACGGGTGTGTTCGTCCAGCGCTTCAGCTCCACTCCACGTGGCGCCCGCCTCGCCCGCCGGCTCGTGCTGCACCAGCTCGACACATGGGGCGTGCCGCACGGCAGTGAGGCGTCCGACACCGCCGCCCTGCTCGTCGCTGAGCTCGCGGCCAACGCCGTCACCCACGGCTGCGTCCCTGGAAGGGACTTCGAGGTCACCGTCGCGATCCGTGGCCGGACCCTGTGTATCGCGGTGTCCGACGCCCGGGGGGAACGACGGCCTCCCGCCCCGGGCGAGCTCCACCCCTCGACGCCGCCGCTGGCGGAGGGCGGCCGGGGTCTGCTCCTGGTGGCGGCGCTCGCCGACCGGTGGGACGTCCTCGACCGCGCGCCCGTGGGCAAGACGATCGTGGCCGAGCTGGACCTGCCGCACTGACGCCGGCGACGGCGGCTGGGACCGTAGGCGTCGGTGCCGGCGACGGCAGCTGGGACCGTAGCCGTCGGTGCAGGCGACGGCAGCCGCGACCGTACCCGTCGGCACCGGCGGATCAGAGCGAGGCGATGTAGGCGCGCCAGCCGCCGTACCGGGTGATGTCCCGCGCGTCGGAGGTCGCTTCGGGCTCGCACAGGAAGCCGGGCACCGACGTCCCGTCGGCGAGGGAGACGCTGCCGATCGCCATCGGCCGGGGGAGAGCGGC contains:
- a CDS encoding MarR family transcriptional regulator, whose amino-acid sequence is MAIQHPSSALPAPAASRPYRAAPSGYGKQSVPGQEQARRDDFAFLPERERYVAGYIDRLPDGAAMDIKSLAKDLPLYGQMAIGTALRALAVAGHLRRVRCRVAGEGQCRWVTLTYWSRAARDNAWWAAQLAGGTTVPEQAPEPFAAPVVPPQRGAEVDTTALPSLKPPQPPVPESGPDMGGPHPSEAPSPAYLVLAELGRHENRLALSAADCAVLEPLAAAWFARGVGADYVTSALTAGLPERIGSPVGLVRRRLTDKMPPHLPAAPGPASGPPGVPVRGLLVECAECGRPGPAGALPDGLCRPCHAVLQKPESSDRTPPEQVERDVPALVAGLRNLMRTP
- a CDS encoding beta-ketoacyl-[acyl-carrier-protein] synthase family protein yields the protein MTRNGRVLVTGVGAMTPLGADAPSSWSGLLDGRSGVRFLEEDWAADLPVHVAAGLTVDPASLFPRTEARKLDRGEQVAVLSAREAWQDAGAPQAEPERLAVVIGTGTGGVLTTLDQDDAFERAGIRRLSPFAVPMLMPNGPAARVSMDLGARGGARTPVSACASGAEALALGQDLIRSGRADVVVAGGVEACLHPFTIAAFAQMKALSTRSVDPESVSRPFDVERSGFVMGEGAGMMVLERAEFARARGARAYGTLAGSAVSSSAKHITASDAEGQAFAMELALRDAGLTPADIGIVHAHATSTESGDLAEAEAIGRAIGNHAVVTATKSMTGHMMGASGTVGAMAALFALREGTVPATRNLDALDPRVELDVVRGERRTGQWSAALANSFGFGGHNVSLVFTE
- a CDS encoding ATP-binding protein, which codes for MNALSVTVTGRALPLTGVFVQRFSSTPRGARLARRLVLHQLDTWGVPHGSEASDTAALLVAELAANAVTHGCVPGRDFEVTVAIRGRTLCIAVSDARGERRPPAPGELHPSTPPLAEGGRGLLLVAALADRWDVLDRAPVGKTIVAELDLPH